Proteins encoded within one genomic window of Manis pentadactyla isolate mManPen7 chromosome 4, mManPen7.hap1, whole genome shotgun sequence:
- the LOC118920042 gene encoding histone H2A type 2-C produces MSGRGKQGGKARAKAKSRSSRAGLQFPVGRVHRLLRKGNYAERVGAGAPVYMAAVLEYLTAEILELAGNAARDNKKTRIIPRHLQLAIRNDEELNKLLGKVTIAQGGVLPNIQAVLLPKKTESHKAKSK; encoded by the coding sequence ATGTCCGGCCGAGGAAAGCAAGGCGGCAAGGCCCGCGCTAAGGCCAAGTCGCGCTCGTCCCGCGCCGGTCTTCAGTTCCCGGTGGGGCGAGTGCACCGCCTGCTGCGCAAAGGCAACTACGCCGAGCGAGTGGGGGCCGGCGCGCCGGTCTACATGGCGGCGGTGCTCGAGTACCTGACGGCGGAAATCCTGGAGCTGGCGGGTAACGCGGCCCGAGACAACAAGAAGACGCGCATCATCCCCCGTCATCTCCAGTTGGCCATCCGCAACGACGAGGAGCTGAACAAGCTGTTGGGCAAAGTTACCATCGCCCAAGGCGGCGTTTTGCCCAACATCCAGGCTGTTCTATTACCAAAGAAAACTGAAAGCCACAAAGCTAAAAGCAAATAA
- the LOC118920041 gene encoding histone H2A type 2-B: MSGRGKQGGKARAKAKSRSSRAGLQFPVGRVHRLLRKGNYAERVGAGAPVYMAAVLEYLTAEILELAGNAARDNKKTRIIPRHLQLAVRNDEELNKLLGGVTIAQGGVLPNIQAVLLPKKTESHKPGKNK; the protein is encoded by the coding sequence ATGTCGGGACGCGGAAAGCAAGGCGGCAAGGCCCGCGCTAAGGCCAAGTCGCGCTCGTCCCGCGCCGGTCTTCAGTTCCCGGTGGGGCGAGTGCACCGCCTGCTGCGCAAAGGCAACTACGCCGAGCGAGTGGGGGCCGGCGCGCCGGTCTACATGGCGGCGGTGCTCGAGTATCTGACGGCGGAAATCCTGGAGCTGGCGGGTAACGCGGCCCGAGACAACAAGAAGACGCGCATCATCCCTCGCCATTTGCAACTAGCCGTGAGAAACGATGAAGAACTTAACAAGTTACTTGGGGGTGTCACCATTGCCCAGGGCGGAGTCTTGCCTAATATCCAGGCTGTTTTGTTGCCTAAGAAAACGGAGAGTCACAAACCTGGCAAGAACAAGTAA
- the LOC118920043 gene encoding histone H2B type 2-E — protein MPEPAKSAPAPKKGSKKAVTKAQKKDGKKRKRSRKESYSIYVYKVLKQVHPDTGISSKAMGIMNSFVNDIFERIAGEASRLAHYNKRSTITSREIQTAVRLLLPGELAKHAVSEGTKAVTKYTSSK, from the coding sequence ATGCCAGAACCTGCGAAGTCTGCTCCCGCGCCCAAAAAGGGTTCGAAGAAAGCGGTCACCAAAGCCCAGAAGAAGGACGGCAAGAAGCGTAAGCGCAGCCGCAAGGAGAGCTACTCCATCTACGTGTACAAGGTGCTGAAGCAAGTGCACCCGGACACCGGCATTTCGTCTAAGGCCATGGGCATCATGAACTCATTCGTCAACGACATCTTCGAGCGTATCGCGGGCGAGGCGTCCCGCCTGGCGCATTACAACAAGCGCTCCACCATCACGTCCCGGGAGATCCAGACGGCCGTGCGCCTGCTGCTGCCTGGCGAGCTGGCCAAGCATGCCGTGTCCGAGGGCACCAAGGCGGTCACCAAGTACACCAGCTCCAAGTGA